Proteins encoded together in one Etheostoma cragini isolate CJK2018 chromosome 11, CSU_Ecrag_1.0, whole genome shotgun sequence window:
- the LOC117953403 gene encoding claudin-10-like isoform X2, with translation MSYRTVVMYMEIGCFVVCVSGWILVCSTMPTDIWTWSQIESRVLTSSHYFSNLWKDCISDSTGVIDCKNIPSLLALNFLVLVGMKCTKIGGSEIVNAKLTFAGGMNYLIGGLCSMTAFSYYGNKLRAEFQDPTYKAEKFEIGVGVFIGWGGSTLLVVGGLIYSIFAGREGFHSRSKRFPEYQFPDAYRVVPTKKRVPFLARTEMRESRKPLTTSSSRGSSISGITTTTNASAVNAYV, from the exons ATGAGTTACAGGACTGTGGTAATGTACATGGAGATCGGCtgctttgttgtctgtgtgtctggatGGATCCTGGTGTGTTCCACAATGCCCACAGATATCTGGACATGGTCTCAGATAGAAAGCCGAGTCTTGACTTCTTCACACTACTTCTCCAACCTGTGGAAGGATTGTATATCGGATTCAACTGGAGTCATTGACTGCAAGAACATTCCATCACTGCTTGCACTGAAtt TTCTGGTCTTAGTGGGAATGAAGTGTACTAAGATTGGGGGATCAGAGATTGTTAATGCAAAACTAACCTTTGCTGGGGGAATGAACTACCTAATTGGAG gactCTGTTCTATGACTGCTTTCTCCTATTATGGAAACAAACTTAGAGCAGAATTTCAGGACCCTACCTACAAAGCTGAGAA ATTTGAAATAGGCGTTGGTGTCTTTATCGGCTGGGGAGGCTCTACCTTACTTGTTGTTGGAGGCCTCATTTACAGTATCTTTGCTGGGAGGGAAGGGTTCCACTCAAG ATCAAAAAGATTCCCTGAATACCAGTTCCCTGATGCCTACAGAGTTGTTCCGACAAAAAAGAGGGTTCCGTTTTTGGCTCGTACAGAGATGAGGGAGAGCAGAAAACCATTGACCACCAGTAGCAGCAGAGGCAGCAGCATCTCTGGGATCACAACCACCACCAATGCCTCAGCTGTTAATGCATATGTATGA
- the LOC117953403 gene encoding claudin-10-like isoform X1: MSYRTVVMYMEIGCFVVCVSGWILVCSTMPTDIWTWSQIESRVLTSSHYFSNLWKDCISDSTGVIDCKNIPSLLALNWDIHMCRALIIISIILAFFGSVLVLVGMKCTKIGGSEIVNAKLTFAGGMNYLIGGLCSMTAFSYYGNKLRAEFQDPTYKAEKFEIGVGVFIGWGGSTLLVVGGLIYSIFAGREGFHSRSKRFPEYQFPDAYRVVPTKKRVPFLARTEMRESRKPLTTSSSRGSSISGITTTTNASAVNAYV, translated from the exons ATGAGTTACAGGACTGTGGTAATGTACATGGAGATCGGCtgctttgttgtctgtgtgtctggatGGATCCTGGTGTGTTCCACAATGCCCACAGATATCTGGACATGGTCTCAGATAGAAAGCCGAGTCTTGACTTCTTCACACTACTTCTCCAACCTGTGGAAGGATTGTATATCGGATTCAACTGGAGTCATTGACTGCAAGAACATTCCATCACTGCTTGCACTGAAtt GGGACATTCACATGTGCCGTGCTCTCATCATCATCTCTATCATCTTGGCTTTCTTTGGATCAGTTCTGGTCTTAGTGGGAATGAAGTGTACTAAGATTGGGGGATCAGAGATTGTTAATGCAAAACTAACCTTTGCTGGGGGAATGAACTACCTAATTGGAG gactCTGTTCTATGACTGCTTTCTCCTATTATGGAAACAAACTTAGAGCAGAATTTCAGGACCCTACCTACAAAGCTGAGAA ATTTGAAATAGGCGTTGGTGTCTTTATCGGCTGGGGAGGCTCTACCTTACTTGTTGTTGGAGGCCTCATTTACAGTATCTTTGCTGGGAGGGAAGGGTTCCACTCAAG ATCAAAAAGATTCCCTGAATACCAGTTCCCTGATGCCTACAGAGTTGTTCCGACAAAAAAGAGGGTTCCGTTTTTGGCTCGTACAGAGATGAGGGAGAGCAGAAAACCATTGACCACCAGTAGCAGCAGAGGCAGCAGCATCTCTGGGATCACAACCACCACCAATGCCTCAGCTGTTAATGCATATGTATGA
- the dnajc3a gene encoding dnaJ homolog subfamily C member 3a, protein MVSIDHVASKILTYIPYVLVLIDMRYEGVKCGRDGSVDNHMEMGKKLLAAGQLADALSHFHAAVDGDPKNYMAYYRRATVFLAMGKSKSALPDLSKVIELKPDFTSARLQRGNLLLKQGRLDEAESDFKKVLKSNPSDKEEREAQSLLTKSDEIQRLVAQARSSFDRQDYVTAAVQLDTVIETCVWDVTSREIRAECFIQMGENGKAISDLKAASKLKSDNTQAFYKLSTIYYNLGDHEMSLTEVRECLKLDPDHKQCYSHYKQVRKLNKQIQSAEELIQEQRYEDAVSKYEAVMKTEPNVHHFSLLAKERMCHALTQGQQASRAISVCGEVLQSDPENVNVLKDRAEAYVQEEEYEEAIKDYETAAKHSENDRQIKEGLEKAQRLLKQSQKRDYYKILGVKRTAQKKEIIKAYRKLAQQWHPDNFQDPEEKKKAEKKFIDIAQAKEVLTDPEMRTKFDQGEDPMDPESQQGRHHQHFHGGYQGFQGFNPFGSGPFNFKFNFN, encoded by the exons ATGGTTTCCATCGACCATGTCGCTAGCAAAATACTGACTTACATCCCATATGTTCTTGTTTTGATTGATATGAGATATGAAG GAGTGAAATGTGGCAGGGACGGGAGTGTGGACAATCATATGGAGATGGGGAAGAAACTGCTAGCTGCTGGCCAGCTAGCCGATGCCCTCTCTCATTTTCATGCGGCTGTGG ATGGAGATCCCAAGAACTACATGGCCTACTACAGGAGAGCTACAGTCTTTTTGGCAATGGGGAAGTCAAAGTCTGCACTTCCAGATTTGAGCAAAGTTATTGAACTAAAACCAGACTTCACATCT GCACGCCTTCAGAGAGGAAATCTCCTTCTGAAGCAGGGGAGACTAGATGAAGCGGAGAGTGACTTTAAGAAAGTG CTGAAGTCCAACCCTAGTGACAAAGAGGAGCGGGAAGCCCAGAGTCTGCTGACAAAGTCGGATGAAATTCAGCGGCTGGTGGCTCAGGCACGCAGCAGCTTCGACAGGCAGGATTATGTGACAGCTGCTGTCCAGCTTGACACTGTCATTGAG ACTTGCGTTTGGGATGTGACCTCTCGTGAGATTCGAGCCGAGTGTTTTATTCAAATGGGGGAGAATGGAAAGGCCATCAGTGACCTCAAAGCTGCATCCAAGCTAAAGAGTGACAATACCCAAGCTTTTTACAAACTCAGCACCATCTACTATAATCTTGGAGACCATGAGATGTCCCTCAC TGAAGTACGTGAGTGCCTGAAGCTTGATCCTGATCACAAACAGTGTTACAGCCATTACAAGCAGGTCAGGAAGCTCAACAAACAGATCCAGTCTGCAGAGGAACTCATCCAagagcagag GTATGAAGACGCAGTGAGCAAATATGAGGCAGTGATGAAGACCGAGCCCAACGTGCACCATTTCTCTCTCCTTGCCAAGGAGCGGATGTGCCATGCGTTGACACAG GGCCAGCAGGCTAGCAGAGCTATCTCAGTGTGTGGCGAAGTCCTCCAGTCGGACCCAGAGAACGTTAACGTGCTGAAGGACAGAGCTGAGGCCTATGTCCAAGAGGAAGAGTACGAGGAAG cTATTAAGGACTATGAGACTGCTGCGAAACACAGCGAGAATGACCGCCAGATAAAAGAAGGTCTAGAGAAAGCTCAACGACTTCTCAAACAGTCTCAGAAGAGGGATTATTATAAGATCCTGGGAGTGAAGAG AACTGCCCAGAAGAAGGAGATCATCAAAGCCTACAGGAAACTGGCACAACAGTGGCATCCAGACAACTTCCAGGAtccagaggaaaagaagaaggctGAGAAGAAGTTCATAGACATCGCTCAGGCTAAAGAGGTTCTCACTGACCCAG agatGAGAACCAAGTTCGACCAAGGAGAGGACCCCATGGATCCGGAGAGCCAGCAGGGTCGTCATCATCAGCACTTCCATGGAGGCTACCAGGGCTTCCAGGGTTTCAATCCGTTTGGCTCTGGACCCTTTAACTTTAAATTCAACTTCAACTAA